Below is a genomic region from Vairimorpha necatrix chromosome 1, complete sequence.
TGTGGATGCATTTTGGTAAAAGTAAGATTTTATACATGCTCCAATTAGTTTTgctttaatttaattaaaaaaggcAAACATGACTTAATCAGGCAGACCCCTTATCAAAATATACTGGCCTattaaaaagttaaaaataatttgtgtcttttaaattaagatatttaatttcCCCATCCTCGTTCTGCTCCAGATCGTGTTGTCTCAACTGATATATTAGTCATATCAGATGCCCAATTATTCACCGTACTATAATCTTCTGGATCTGAGAATTCTTGATTTccaatattaatatttgcaCTATCAATAGCCTTCTGTTCTTCAACAAGTCTTTCTAATTCTACTGGATCTCTGTAGATAAATAATTCTATCTCTTTCATATTTTCATCCAGAGGCTCTCCTGTCTTCATAAATCTAACAAGTCtacttaaaataaataaaccaGTAGAAATAGAAACAGGAGACCTGTTGTTCATTGGAATGACAACATCTACGAAAGACACGTCATTGTCAGTATTACAAAAAGCCACTGTCTGTAAGTTCACATAAGAACTTTCATCAAGGGCTTGTTTATCGGCAAAAGGATCAGAGACAATTAAGACTCTTGGCTCTAAAGGCCTTTTAACTTGGTTGTTACAAAAAGTACCGGGAATAAATCTGCCTATGACTGGTGTGGCATTAGTGGCTTCACAGAATTTTAAGACGCCTTTTCTCCCGAATGTTTTAGTAGAAACGACGACAGCTTCACTTGGATTTTGAAGACTGCAGAACATTCTAGAGGCAAGAATAAATTTCTCCCAAGTTTTTTCTATATCAATGACTTTAATGTTCTCTGGTTTTCTTGTACCATAAACATATCTTCCCATATGTTTTGAAGTTTTAATTCCTCCTAAATGTCCTTGACTTATGAGAATAAGTTTGACAAAATCTTCTGGGATTGGAATATTAACTTTGGCCATTTTTGGGgtcaaaattttcaaaaaaaaatatgcataaaaaaagaaaagaaaagtAAATAAGTTTATCTATCGTATGAGACTACTTGCTTATTGTAAATATCTATTGTATAATCTAAGAACATGACAAATAATATGAAGCCACCATAAATAACAGGATAATTTGAGATAGCCCAAATTACTAATTCACCCATAGAAAAATAGAAAGGAGGACCATCTTGAGTTTCAAGTAAAAccataagaaaaaaaaaacaaaagagaaatttataaaaaaaaataaacaaatgtAGCAGAatttaagtaaaaaatctttataaatatattaatctctttttattataaaaattaactaACCAACTAacatatgttttaaaactttattactaatgttataaaatcaaCATCTTATTATAAAGTtaacattttatattataaaactcAACTAACTAATTGCatatattcaaattttttattataaaataaatctagttaaaataaaaattatttggcaaattttattttttaaattcgcGATATTTTTCACTGTAAAGTTCATGAACTTGAtcaaataaagatttatcAAATgggaaataaaaaagtgagaaattatcaaaagacttaaaaaacttatacTCATATTTCGTAATActacaaaatatttctataatattctcattcatataaatataaatattattcttaaaaattttatcaaaaatatgaCTACATTTCTCAATATATTCCCTATGAAAacaacaaatataaatcaacCCTTGAGCAGCaagaacaaaatttaaCCCAGTGCCAATTTTCAATTCTTcaacatattttataaattgtaaaatcgcatttttattattaattttacatCTTGTAACAAAAGATGTAAAATACGGAATATAAACAATAGGATTAGATTTAACATTTTCAAAaaggaaatataaaacaggTCTACTTTTCTGTAAAGCcaatctaaaaaacaaaaactgAACTGTGTTCGTCTTACTTAAAGGAATTAATGATAAACAATCTAATAAAAGAttacaatttatattttcaataatttgatctatttttatataagcagaaataaatattcttattttatctCTAATAAGTCCATAAAGTGGTTTCTCTATTGGTGTCTCAAATTCGCTTATTATGTCATTCCAATCTTCATCTGAAATTGTATCGTAAAGGGAACTTATTTCTACATCTAATTCTATAAGAGAaataattatctttttaaaaacaggCTTGActaaagatttatttttgagaTATTCTAAATACTTGTCTATTTCAGATAAATCTAATTTCTCtctttttagttttttgaCGAgatcaattttttctttaaatgaAAGCATCAAGgggaataaaaaaataagaaataaaatatgtaaaaatatcaaatttaattaaattttaaatttagtaGGGAGTTTGTTGGtttacaaacaaacaaacttataaaaatataaaagcatgaaaaaattatgcataatgaaaatttaaaaaaaatcgagCTCTTGTAGTGTAGTGGTTATCACGCATCCTTTACACGGATGAGGTCTCCGGTTCGAACCCGGACAAGAGcaagtttttatttgttaagATTAAAATTAGACGAATTTGGATTTAAATATAGGAGTACATTTTTCATTATGCATAAAAGATAAGATTGTTGAGATAAAGATATGCACAATATTTTGTAAGATACTTCTGCATCGCAATGTAAGTTctttatagtaaaaattcGGAGTGTTTTCAGATGCTAATATTATGATGTTAGCCGGATTGTAATACTTTACGATGTCCATATCTGctgttaaatttttgaaatggCCCTTACTTGATTATATTTCACTCTCatgattaaatttaacaGTCGATTGAATGCAAACTTTTATCAAATCGATGATGATCGCGTCCCAAGCTTAactattaaatataagGGTGCTGATTTCTATGATATATTGGGAAAGTTtcgaaaaatttttaatgcaAGTACGCACTAAAAAGAAGTCTCATACGGATTTTGATATGATCTgcatattttaaatgctGCGAGATTCTTACCCACTACTAAAATTGTCCTGCAATTAACTTGTTAGATCTGTTGAACTTTGGCTTTACTGAACTTATTACCATCTATATGCATATCGTGTCTAGAGTGACCATACAGCAGATATACTTAACGGGCAGATTTTATAATCCTAGGATAGATATCATCGTACTGACTCAAAGATCCCTACAATCATCTGTATTGCACACACGTGCTCCTTTGACTCTACATTTTATGGACCATGTTAACTACATGTCTCTATATGTTTTGGCAGCGGGACATAGAGTCCTATATGATAAAGGAAAGCTATTGCTCTAATCGCCAAGTCTCTTAATTGGCTTAAAGATCTCAACATAGATTGTATTCGCCACTGACTTTTTATGCTTCATAAGTACTTTTATATACAACGTAGTTACTTCTTACATATGGTGTTTCTGGCCTCAATCGGCGTTTCCAACTTGATTCTGCTTGTAAGTAGATGCACAAAATTATAGTCGACGTTACTATTACcttaaacatttttaatagaatctaaaattcttttaaaataatatcacAATTCTCTCGAACACTTGCACATGATTAGTAAACACCAATCTTACCTTAGACTTTATTAATTTCCCCTTATTATgatcaataaaattattattattactGGACCTAGTAAAagttataaagaaattgagTATAAAGATACgctaatattttatgattgTCAAATAGgcaaatttaatataaatatccaGAATACAAAAAGTGTATCTATATCTAGTAAAGATATTCTCTTAAgatttactaaaaaatcaggtgattttttgtataaaatcaaagaaGATTCCtctttgtataattttaataacaaattggaaatacaatttatttatgaaaataaatcgtgtataaatgatattttcaAAGTGCCACTCTATAAAAACCATCTTTCTGGCTTTCTATTTTCGAGATTATTTTCAGTtctattgaaaatttatttcaaaaattttttagattttttactaataaaTTTCCCAGATTATGCCATCGCTTACATACGAGACAAACCTTTCGGGTTGAAACAGAACACAGTCatcaaagaaaatttagcttatatttttataaatttcaatttataCCAAAATATGATCTATGAGtcatttttcatatttgcCAGTCTTTTAGACCTAGacatgatttttataaaattaagttttctgtttatttttaaagtctACAAGTTTATAATTCGAACTTTGTCCGAATTATTAgatcttttaaatcataaaacttataataaattaaaaagaagatatgATACGATAGTCTTAAGTGCAGATCAGATAATATTAGCAGTACtgttttttagtatttttgtacttatatttattaatattttaccttattatttgttttatgtTTTAGTTTGGTTTATTTATCAAGGGATTGTAAGTTTAGAAAAAGTCGTggttttattaatttgtgATTTTCgtgaatattattttttggatTTGGAGTGTCCTGGGCTTATTTGCAGTGTGGATTTTAAAGTCAAATTGAGATTGTTAATTcaagaaattaaattttctgagattttttaaacacgAAAAAGTTGGcgaattttataaaaataaaccaaatattttcttggttttataaataaaaggtCTTTGCAAACTCTAAGCAAGACTGTTTTTTCTTAGTAATTTGTCTAATATTTACGTTTTATATTCACGAATTAAACATTTGATTTTACAtgtcaaaattaaatatcaaatttttaaagaagattgttttgatttttcaCCCTTAGAAATGAAATCTGCCCTAACAAAACAAgacattttttcaataaataaatcGTCTGTCGTAGTCCACCCACTTGTCTTACTCAGTGCAGTGGATCATTACAAAAgattaaattctaaaagAGTCATAGGCTGTCTACTTGGGGAATATAAAGACGAGTTACACATTACAAACTCCTTCGCTATTCCTTTTGAGGAGACAGAGGACGAGTGGTTTTATGACACTTCTTATTTACAAAACATGTACGAGCTTTTCCACAAAGTAAACTCAAAAGAGCAAATAGTCGGGTGGTACCACACAGGCCCgaaaatgtataaaaatgatatagaAATCACTAAATCATTCTTGAAAGTAATAGATAATCCTTATCTTgtcattataaatatacattCTGAAGATTACGATTTACCAATACAAATCTTCAAAttaaacaaagaaaaagattttGTGCACATCAATGGCAAAGTCGAGGCAGAAGAAGCCGAGGAAGTCGGGGTAGAACATTTAATCAGAGACTTGAGGACAGAATGTTCAGGGAGTCTGAaagataatataaatataattaggGAATCTTTAAATGTCTACTATAATTGTGTGTCAAATATTGAAGATTATATTCAAAATGTCATAGACGGGAAAAGGGAATATAATCATGAGATTATAAACTTGTTACaggaaatattaaattctaTACCAAATCTTAATGATAATTTAGAAGTTAATATGAGTTATGTTTATCTTTGTGAATTAATTAAGTCGACGATTAATCTTAacgaattaaaaaacaatagaCAAGAGAACGAAATAGCcagttaaaataaatttgttaaaacataaaaaaaactttagaaacattttttgtaaacTTCTTTTCATAATTGTGGTTTGTAAGATTTTTGAGCAAATAAATTgcaatacaaatttttattattaaaatttacagGACATCTTGcgcattttaaaaaacttctctgtacaattaaaaagataaagctgctttattaaaaaattcaataaattttttaatattaaggATAAAATCTCATAGATGGCTTTTTTaaactaatataaaaattttatatagaaaaaacCCACTTTATGaaacattttaaagataaattcaatattttttaattttattttctttttcattaaaatctaaatatatCGAGAAAAGTACTCCAAATATAGCGAATCCTTGActaaaagatataaaatgtccaaatatgaaaaatgaCATCAATATTGATGTCATTTTccttataatattaattatactAAGTGTAAGAGTACCATGTTTCTCTATCatagaataaataaacacTTGACCTATTACATTTGTAACTGAAGAAAGCAAAATATCATAAGAAAAATCTGAATTTCCTATTAAACTACCAAAAGATGTGTAAAAACTACCATTGgtaattaaaataacaCTTGATAATGATAATCGTATCAAATTGAAATAATACATCATGTTTAAAGATGACACTTTATACTTCTTGACAATATTGTCTTGTACTACATTTATAAACCCATCAAtagataaattaattaataacaaacaaattccAATATAACTACTAGACATATTTTTAGTCTCTTTGGTCTCAGAAAGAGCGAACAATAAGACGCAAAAAGACGTTAAAATTAGTGTGAAATATTTGCGCATCgtaaatttcttcttataaattataaaattcataaGAGCAATACTAAGAAGTTTACAAGATTTAGAAATGACGATAGTAGGATAAGACAAGAATTTGAGGGAATAAGTCCATAACTGAGCAGATATTAAAGTTAAAacagaaagaaaaatataattaaaaattagaaatctatttgttttagaattttcatcttttttgaaatttaaaattgagCCACTGACAAGTACGCCGCCTAGACTTTGTAAAAACATGGGGAGAAGAGCAgaagaatattttacatttttatgatCAGTGGCAAGTTTCTCCTGGTAAATGCcatttataagaaataatgCGTAAATTCCTATCCCAAGAAACAAGATAGAAGAAGATTTTTCATTCATAGGggcaaataaaaaaaacataaaaaaaattatttcttgaTTTAACCACACAATATCTTAAAGGTTTTAAATTTACCAAAAGTgattttattgataaaatttttagtttagtaaaaaaattactacTCAAGAGAATACGAGCCAATCTTGTATTTTTCATTGGTTATCGCATCAAGTTTCTTTATGTCATATCtagaatatagaaatttcCAAATATCTTCAGCAGAAATGACATTAGgctgttttaaattttttaatacttGAAGCATgataaattgtttaaatatCCCGAAAGGCTTATGTTTGCCAAGAGCCTTTACTATTCTAATAGTAATATGGACATCTGTGTTAGTTATCTTTTTAGGAAAATTTGTCATATGGGGAGtctaaaataaagattattATTGCGTTTTGTAGTTCTTTTATTTCAACCCTCATATTTTCTAAGCACGGTGGCGCAGTGGTAGCGCGTTGGGCTCATAACCCGAAGGACGATGGTTCGAATCCATCCTGTgctatttttgaaaaaaaatggactatatatcaaatttgtcaacatatattttatgtaaaaaaaatggacTTACAACAACAGTCAAGTTAAGTTTTTTCCATATTTTtgatgttaaaaaaataaaaaaaaggtttATTTTGcttttgttatattttattcaataaaaacttaaaaataattccgCATTTGagaaatacaaatatactTTTGTTATGTTGACAAACTTTTTTGACTAAacattcaaattttttctcttttaCATATTCCCTCTCATTTATAGTGtctaatataaaaagaatatttccTTTTTgtacaaatttaaataatgtcTCTAGTCCCCGTTTAGACTTGCATTTTCTTAAGAATTTTACACTTCCATCATTCAGGCCAAAAAGGTATCCTGTGTTTGTTCGATgtaaagaataaataattgAGTCAACTAAACCTCTAGTCTTCGCGAAAGTTTCACAAACTATTAATAATCTAGTCTTTTCGTACATATGATTAGTAATAACTATCTCGTCGTCTCTttctatataaattaaattgttagtgtaataatttttcaataatgaCAATTTGTTATCTAGATTTTCATCAActgaataaatatttccaTTTACTGTgctaaaatatataaaatttcttgatGTTTTCTGTTTTATATCAGATAACATTTCGTCGCAATCAAGTTTCTGATTAGTATCATTGTGTAACGGAAACCCATCTCGAATCCTAGTTCTAATGCATAGCGAATTAATAACAGAATCGAAATATTCTGTTTTAGCAACCATTTTACCTTCTACAAGCTTATAAACCACTTGTCCGTCCGTACAaacaattgttttattgtCTACAATCTCAAAATCGATAATATTACCACAATCTAGTGGCTTAAAatcgaaaaaattatttttaaattccaattttctaataatacCATCACTAAAAAGAACGTAGATAATTTCATGGTTTTTTTCATCTTCTAATAACACTTTTCGGGGATACCCGCAGTtaaattctattttttcaattaaattaaaattttcatcgagtatgtaaatttttgaactattagaatcaaattttccgaaataatcaaattcaaaattttttttagtaccAATAACAATCACAGGATTGGGATTAATCGTCATAACTGCAAATGTAATGCactcttttaaatttaaatattcgtAATTtggaaatattttagatttttcaattttatattcacTGCCTTTATACCAAacattttctataattCCTTCTATCGATGACATTTCGTCAATAGAATCGTACGCTAATTTAAATGTTTCCCATTTATATTCTTCAAGAAGCTTGTTATCTCGTAAATCTGGCTCGGCCCTACATTGTGCTTTCGCTGGTGTTTTTGTTGATTGATTGAAGtcatttttgaataaaatacTCCAAAAGAAAtctttttcattttctaaaaCGTGTGGAATCTTTTCGACTTTAAATGATGTATCGAAAAATCTTAAttctattaataatttttcaaaatcaattttaaaatttttatttgcatGATATATTAGATTAGACATAGAATGTTTATGTGTATTAATATGTGCtctatataataatttggaATCATATTCTTTATAACATCCCCATATCTGACATTTATACATGTTTTTATCTTGAATTAATAGACAATTTTCggttaatttattttttaaaattctacCTATTTCGGAGTCGGAATACaataaatcaaataaatttacagatctcaataaaacattgtccgttttattaaaaatttctctCGGCTTATATTTTgctttaatataattttctattgTTTGCgtactataaatatcttttgATACTGccaaagttttttttacattttttttatgtacaGATTTGCAATgatcttttaaaatggACAAGGAGATGTGATTATTCGAAACTGTAGAGAGTTTTCTGTTatcaattaataaattacaGTTTTCAATTGGGCATTTTATTTCGTAAAGATTTTCCTCAAAATCGTGGTACACATTTGACaaatgatttattaaaaacacaaatttataataaaacgCCTTACATTTTACATACGGGCATTTGTATACTAGTATTTTTTCATCTATTGATTCTTCCATAAGggcaacaaaaaaaaataataaaatggGGATTGAACACTGACACGTTGGAGATaacattttttcaaaatattatagttttaaatttttttaatgttaataaattaaaatcttattttattttgtccGTTATTAATTTACTCCTTATTAGCCCCATGTTCCACGAAAGTGATCTATTAGAAACagaaagaataaaatattctagACAAGTCATAGTTCCGGGTGTTGGTATCGATAATCAGATAAAACTAAGAAATTCAAGCATATTAATCGTAGGCTGCGGCGGTCTTGGTTCTCCTTTGATTATGTACATGGCTTCATGTGGAATTGGAAAGATTGGTATTGTAGATCATGACAAGATCGAAATTCACAATTTACAGCGCcaaattatttacaaaGAAAGTGATGTGGGTCATTACAAAGTTGACAAAGCCTacgaatttataaaaaatattaacagTAATAtagtattaaaaaaatataaattaaaaatggattataattttaaagacaTTAGAGAGTACGATATATTAATAGATTGCACTGACAATATAGATACGAGATATGTATTAAGTGATTTATCTAGAGAATATAACAAGGACTTTATATGTGCATCTGTAATCAGATGGGAAGGacatttatataatctGAGAGCTAGTGGACCATGTTATAGATGTTTATATCCGAATATCAAGAAGACAACAGTAAGCTGCGACGAGAATGGGATTATTGGGCCGATATGTGGCATTTTTGGCAGTTTATTGGGATTAgaagttataaaaacatgttTAAAAAGTAGTGATACTAAGCTTATAACATATAATGGCGTCAGTGATAAATATAACACATTTAAATTACGCAATAAAAATCCCGAATGTCCAGCTTGTAACGGAAAAAAGCaagaacataaaaaaaaagaggttaaaaaaattgacgACACGGATTTTAAAcagatcaaaaaaatacaatggACAGATGTATTGGctaattttgataatttttttataattgacGTGAGAAATACGATTCATTATAACATgttaagaataaaaaactcCATCAATATTccatttttagatttaaaaaataatttgaattttGTTAATAGCGAAAAGACCGTACTTGTACTTTGTAAAAGAGGAATAACCTCATTAAAGGGCGCAAAAATCCTACAAGATGAAGGAATAGAGTGTTTTTCTATCGAAGGAGGAATagataaatatgaaaaattatacatcaaataaaatttttttcactAAATGTGAACTAATTCGATGCacaacattaaaaaaaaccatACAACATTTTTTCATTCATACTTAATtattagtaaaatttttttctaccCTTTAATGGCAATAGAGTTAAAAGAtctattttctaataatttctttaatgacagaaaaattttaatagatGAAAAGAATACTGTAAATGTCGATTTTCTAATTAGAGATCTCTCTTGCTTACTAAACAATCCTtcaatatttctttataatgAGTTACcagaaaataaatcattttacggtataaatataaaaagtgAATATAAAGGAGATATTTACAGCAATGAAACGTTTTTAGATCACACATTTATAGCTAAAAATCTATTTAATGTTACACCCAATTCACAATTCAGTATTTATAGAGACAATACTTGTACAAAATACGACTGGTAtaattatgattttatttttttagttgaACCACTTGCAAGTGGGTTATGTGTTAAATTTGATGGTAtgataacaataaaaaacagacacaaagaatttattaaattaaaatacaaGAGTTACACATCAAAAACAGAATATTTTGAgttctaaataaaaaattttaattatttttacaaaaattgtACGCGTCTTCGGCGAGTTTAAATCTTTGTGAAAAGCTGTTATaacttttttgtaaatttttcatatcttctgattttatattgacGGTCAAATAACCATCTTCTGTGgtatattttatagaacTTGTAGTGTTTTCAATATCATCTTGTTGGATACTTTTACATATTATTGATGGATTTTCGCAAggatattttacaaatatttcgTATTTCATTTCAAGGGCAAAAAtcgttataaaaaactttattttatgaCAAGTACTGGtattaaatcaaaattatgaCATAcctaaattttaatatttaaatttcaaaaaaaacaacattatttttcaaaactaactaatttttataacaataTATAAGTTGAGAAAAATTAGAGATAGGtttaaaattcatataatttttattgtatatcttatttttaataatcattgatacatttaatatattatttttaatatatttgatcCCCTTTTAATGGTCTATAAAATCGCTATTGATGGCCCAGCTGGGAGTGGTAAAAGTACTGTAACCCAGTTGCTAAGAAAGAAAATGGGATATAAAACCATAAACTCTggtaatatttatagagcTATTact
It encodes:
- a CDS encoding ribosomal protein uS2: MAKVNIPIPEDFVKLILISQGHLGGIKTSKHMGRYVYGTRKPENIKVIDIEKTWEKFILASRMFCSLQNPSEAVVVSTKTFGRKGVLKFCEATNATPVIGRFIPGTFCNNQVKRPLEPRVLIVSDPFADKQALDESSYVNLQTVAFCNTDNDVSFVDVVIPMNNRSPVSISTGLFILSRLVRFMKTGEPLDENMKEIELFIYRDPVELERLVEEQKAIDSANINIGNQEFSDPEDYSTVNNWASDMTNISVETTRSGAERGWGN
- a CDS encoding proteasome subunit RPN8 (RPN8); translated protein: MKSALTKQDIFSINKSSVVVHPLVLLSAVDHYKRLNSKRVIGCLLGEYKDELHITNSFAIPFEETEDEWFYDTSYLQNMYELFHKVNSKEQIVGWYHTGPKMYKNDIEITKSFLKVIDNPYLVIINIHSEDYDLPIQIFKLNKEKDFVHINGKVEAEEAEEVGVEHLIRDLRTECSGSLKDNINIIRESLNVYYNCVSNIEDYIQNVIDGKREYNHEIINLLQEILNSIPNLNDNLEVNMSYVYLCELIKSTINLNELKNNRQENEIAS
- a CDS encoding UDP-galactose transporter 1-like protein, producing the protein MNEKSSSILFLGIGIYALFLINGIYQEKLATDHKNVKYSSALLPMFLQSLGGVLVSGSILNFKKDENSKTNRFLIFNYIFLSVLTLISAQLWTYSLKFLSYPTIVISKSCKLLSIALMNFIIYKKKFTMRKYFTLILTSFCVLLFALSETKETKNMSSSYIGICLLLINLSIDGFINVVQDNIVKKYKVSSLNMMYYFNLIRLSLSSVILITNGSFYTSFGSLIGNSDFSYDILLSSVTNVIGQVFIYSMIEKHGTLTLSIINIIRKMTSILMSFFIFGHFISFSQGFAIFGVLFSIYLDFNEKENKIKKY
- a CDS encoding chromatin modification-related protein EAF7 domain-containing protein (MRGBP), which gives rise to MTNFPKKITNTDVHITIRIVKALGKHKPFGIFKQFIMLQVLKNLKQPNVISAEDIWKFLYSRYDIKKLDAITNEKYKIGSYSLE
- a CDS encoding WD40 repeat domain-containing protein, which translates into the protein MEESIDEKILVYKCPYVKCKAFYYKFVFLINHLSNVYHDFEENLYEIKCPIENCNLLIDNRKLSTVSNNHISLSILKDHCKSVHKKNVKKTLAVSKDIYSTQTIENYIKAKYKPREIFNKTDNVLLRSVNLFDLLYSDSEIGRILKNKLTENCLLIQDKNMYKCQIWGCYKEYDSKLLYRAHINTHKHSMSNLIYHANKNFKIDFEKLLIELRFFDTSFKVEKIPHVLENEKDFFWSILFKNDFNQSTKTPAKAQCRAEPDLRDNKLLEEYKWETFKLAYDSIDEMSSIEGIIENVWYKGSEYKIEKSKIFPNYEYLNLKECITFAVMTINPNPVIVIGTKKNFEFDYFGKFDSNSSKIYILDENFNLIEKIEFNCGYPRKVLLEDEKNHEIIYVLFSDGIIRKLEFKNNFFDFKPLDCGNIIDFEIVDNKTIVCTDGQVVYKLVEGKMVAKTEYFDSVINSLCIRTRIRDGFPLHNDTNQKLDCDEMLSDIKQKTSRNFIYFSTVNGNIYSVDENLDNKLSLLKNYYTNNLIYIERDDEIVITNHMYEKTRLLIVCETFAKTRGLVDSIIYSLHRTNTGYLFGLNDGSVKFLRKCKSKRGLETLFKFVQKGNILFILDTINEREYVKEKKFECLVKKVCQHNKSIFVFLKCGIIFKFLLNKI
- a CDS encoding adenylyltransferase and sulfurtransferase (MOCS3); protein product: MFHESDLLETERIKYSRQVIVPGVGIDNQIKLRNSSILIVGCGGLGSPLIMYMASCGIGKIGIVDHDKIEIHNLQRQIIYKESDVGHYKVDKAYEFIKNINSNIVLKKYKLKMDYNFKDIREYDILIDCTDNIDTRYVLSDLSREYNKDFICASVIRWEGHLYNLRASGPCYRCLYPNIKKTTVSCDENGIIGPICGIFGSLLGLEVIKTCLKSSDTKLITYNGVSDKYNTFKLRNKNPECPACNGKKQEHKKKEVKKIDDTDFKQIKKIQWTDVLANFDNFFIIDVRNTIHYNMLRIKNSINIPFLDLKNNLNFVNSEKTVLVLCKRGITSLKGAKILQDEGIECFSIEGGIDKYEKLYIK
- a CDS encoding elongator complex protein 6 gives rise to the protein MAIELKDLFSNNFFNDRKILIDEKNTVNVDFLIRDLSCLLNNPSIFLYNELPENKSFYGINIKSEYKGDIYSNETFLDHTFIAKNLFNVTPNSQFSIYRDNTCTKYDWYNYDFIFLVEPLASGLCVKFDGMITIKNRHKEFIKLKYKSYTSKTEYFEF